The nucleotide sequence GGGAGATAATGAATGTGTCAATGAATAATGAGTTTATTGGACAGAATTTTGTTCTCGTTAAAATGAGAGGTTTGTTTTGAGATGGAGGGGTTGTGTTCTATCAGACTAATAGGGAAATTTACAGCCAGAGAAATCACACCAGCCATAGTTCACACACACGTTACCAGGCTTGTGTCACTGATGCAGGCAGGCGCTGTGTTTCCAGGCTTTGCAGAGTAGCAGCTCACTATTTAAGTTTTgtaccttcttccttcttctcacaAAGGGCCACGGTGCCTGTTCCCTTCAAGTAATTCTGTCTTGAGGGTTTCATGGCAACCCTCGTAATGCCGGGCCTGTGGTTATTGCAGAACTTTTTCCAACAAACCGACAGTATTTTTATTGTATGCTTGTTTTGGAAAACCAGAATCATTTGGGAATAGTGGTCCAAAGACATTGGCACATGCCAGCCATTCCACGTTTGGGACAAGTGGCCCACACTTCTGGTTGGATTGCATCTCTTCTATCACAGCAAAGGGAAAGGGGTCAGTTTCAGGAACTGGTCCCTGCTCTGACTAAGGAGGGATGCGGTGGAACCAGCACGGGGCCATCTGAAACAGGGCTCAGGAGTCACCaggcattttgtttgttcttgtcCGGCACCCCAGCACCCAGCTGAGTGTCACTTACCAGAAACCTTGGAGTTGCTGGCCAATTTGCAGTTACGGCCCTCCGCGTGCGTGCTCACACACGTACCTGGTCTATGCTTACAAAGATGTCGGTCACACAATACCTTGGGTTTTATGGTCCTGTGTAAGGGGTGCGACAAGGTCACCTGTGGAGAACTTTGGCACACAGGCAGCCCCACGTGAGGGCATGGCCCAGCCTCCTCGGTCCCCAAGCTGGTGGCCCTGTGGACTGTCTGCCGTGGGCAAGACAGGCAGGGAGTGACCAGGACTGGTCCTCACTGCTGGAGGCTGCTGGGCACAGGAGCAGACTGGAGACAGATATGGGCAGCTTGGAACCAGAGTCACGGAAGAGTGTCCAAAGCAGTGAAACACATGTTGGCTGCTTTTAAACAAAGTATAATTTCAGTTTATGTGTCAGGCTTTGCCCCTCCTCTCTCACCCCCTGAGAAATAAGGTTGCTCTCCTAATCTAAATGCTAGGTCTACAGAACGACTAAAATCTGTTATTCCTAGGCTGCTGCTCACCCACAATTCCTAAGTTACATTTCTACATGATTTGTTAGGAAAATGTGTTACTACCTCGGGTAAATTTTAGAAACTGCTTCATAAGGAAATGATATGCTagggattatttttaaagagcagttaTACTTGACACTATCCCACAGAATGACAACCTGAGGTCTGAGAAAGAACAGGACTAGCCCCACATAGGCCGCGTGCAGGACGCTCTCTGGGATGTGCTGGGTTTTGCTGCAGTGAGAACAATCTCCCAGTCTCTGATTTTCAACCTCATGTCACAGAAAACTGCAAAAATACCAGAGGTCTGTTTATCCTTTACCCTGTCTCCCCCAGCAGTGCCACCTCACATAACTACCACGTCACAACCACAGATGGGCACGGGCACCGTCCAAGACCGCACACAGTCCACTAGCTGTCCACGCACACGATTGTGCGGGGCTGTCACGTGTACAGACTTGTGTCACTGCATCGTCGAGAGTCCCAGCAGTCCCAGCACCACCAAGTCCCCCCAGCCCGTCCCAGCCTCTGCTGCCCACTGACCTGTCCTCCGTGCGACAGTGCTCTTCTGTAAATGAAAATGCAATCTGGGCCCCGCCATCCACCCACATGCGGGTACCAGCAGCAGGTCCCTGGGTTGCTGAGGTGGAGGGGGGATGTTTTGAACAGTACTGGGGTCCAGCACACGCCCCACATCCTTCTGCTTTGGCGTTCGGTTTGCAGATGGTGCTTCCATGTTTTCAGGTAAGTCGGAGCCTTTGCTGTGGCTGAGGTGAGAGTGGAGGCCACCTCGCTACATCCAAGGAGAAGTCCCACAGGCTCTGGGACACCAGTGCCTGAAGCGAGTTGTGTGTCCCCGAGGGGTGCTGGGTCCTCCGGGAAAGTGGCGGGCAGCCAGAAGGAGTCTACTGGGGACAGAGGGCCCAAGGCAGAGGCCGAGGTCTCTCCAATCCAGGTGCTGGCCGAGCCACCAAGCTCTCCACACTTCTGTCACCAACGATAAGTGAGGACAGCAGCCGGATGGGTCTGAGATTTCTTCCAACTACATCCCACAGATTCAAGCTGAACAAAGCCTGAGCTCTGAGTCGCTCGGGGAAGCCCGGGGAGGCCCCTGCCCTCACCTTgtgagctgctgtgcagggaggtCTCGGCACTGTGACACGGCATCCTTTCTGGCACTCAGACATCGTGACCCAGCCCAGAGTCATAGTTCGCATAACAGCGGAACTCATTGGCCAGCACCCGGCGGTGTGTCGGGAGGAAGCTGCAGGGCGTCACTCCCAggagcctggctgcctcctcctccatgaCAGCACCTGAGGACACACCAGATGGGCTGAAATGGGCAGCCTGCTGGGGCGGTGGGCAGCGATCCCACACTCAGCAAACGCAGGAGTTGACTTCTGGTCCTTTATTTTCTGCCACACATTTGCAGAGTAccctttttatttaataaacaatttttCCTACATCTGAAAAGCTGATGCTTGTAGAGCTTTCGAAACACATTTTATTCCACAAAGCAACATGACAACAGCAAAAGTAATTACCAAAAACTGCTCTTTTCCAAGTGAGATCAAGAACCCTTTTCAGTAATGTGCGGTCTTGCAAACCCATGGGCACATTCTCCCCCACCCTTGGCTGACCAATCCCAGGTCCCTCAGCCCATCCCCGGCCACTGCTGTGGACGTGGCCCTGGACACCACGCACGGGCAGGAAGCCCACACTGACCCAGACACGTTTCCTGCCACTCCCTGTGTGCACAGCCCAGCGCATTTGCTTCCAGCCTCGTCCGGAGGGCATCTTCCCTACCCCCACTTGCAGCTCCACACGCTGTGCCAGCCCGTCTGCCCACAGTCCCTTGTCTAAAGCATAGTGCTTTAGACGAACTGGATCCTGTCCCTTTGAAAATCCAAACTCCGCCCAGCACCCGGGTCCCTGGGGCCCGAGGTCACCGCTGCACGAGCAGCCGGGGGAGCTGAAGCACAGCCCGCTGTTCTGATTCCTTCATCACTTACCAGGATTAGGAATTCATTTCTTCCGTgtgttttgttgcattttttaacCTAACCCCTAACACCAAGTATATGCTGCACTGAGGTCATCAGGTAGCGGCTGAGAAGCTGGGCTCAGCCATCCAATCAACAACCCTAAATGAAGACGATTAGAGTCGGGTCACACAATTCCACAATGGAGGGCCGGCCCCACTGCTCAGCCTGGGGACCAAGGGACAGCACCGAAGGCCCTGACACCAGGCTTCCCAGACCAGAAGACAAGTCACCGTTTTAGTTCTCGGTCAAATTTCAGCACAACCTTCTTAAGCAGCCGCTACCTGAGTGTCCCCAGAAAGGACACTTGTGCCTTAACAAGCCTACTCTCTCGCTGAGTTGACCCTTGGCTGTCACCGACTCCACAGGCCCCACCGAGTGGAGGCTGGGCGGCCACCACTGAGGATGCTGGTGACAGAAGCTCACGGTGCTCATGGCCCGTATGCGTGTCGGCGGGTAGTGTCATCAGTCCCCGTTTGCAGCGAGGGAACTGGGCAGAGTACGGAACCCCGAAGGCCACAGTGAGCGGGAGGCTCAGGGTGTGAGGCCGAAGGTGTCCCACAGCTCCTGGCACCGAGCTTACGAGCCGCACTCACCTGTGCACAGCAGAATCTTGCCCCGAGTCAGGTACCGGACGGTCTCGGCCGTTTTCTTGAGACAGTCCGCAGAGAGGTAGGGGGGATCTGCTATCACGACGTCAAAGCTGTGCGCAGCGACGTCCCCAGGTAAGTCCAGGGGGCGGCTGTAATCGTAGAAGATGAAGTCCTCCCCGTACACGGCGAACCTCCGGTCAAACTCAAACAAGCAGACGGAAACGAGCTCGCCGCGCAGCTCCCTCAGCTTCTGGTAAACGCTGGGGGTGCTCACGCACGCCACCCTGAGGACAGTGCGACAAGCACAGGGAGGGGCGTCGGCGCACGGCTCCCGGCGCCGGCCTTCCTGAAGGAGGCGCGCGGGACGTGTCAGAGAAAACTTCATGCCCTCACTTTTAAGGAATCTGGTATTTAGAATCTGCAACTCGTAATTTTAAGGTATGAAAGGGATAAATGTGCTTTTcacaacaaaaacaatgtaaacatTAGACACATTACCTATTATTTTCACATTCCTTTAACATTTCACTTTTAGTCAAACTAAACACTTTGAAGTTATTTTGTAATATTCATCATCTTGAAAGAACCCCAAATAACTGCCTCGGTAACTCCAGCTTTccaaaaagatacattaaaactAGGTCCCAGTGCAGACAAGCTGCGATGACTGCCTGCTTTCTGCACAAGGAAACAGCGGCAGCTGCAGGTTCTGAGTGGGTGGCCTGGGTGCAGCTGTTCCAATAGTTCACTTGTAAAACCGACTGCAAAAAAGCTACAAGGAGCTGCAATACAGAATTATAGTTGACTGTGGCCCACCTGTCACGGGGTACTGTGGCTCCGCCCTCCCCAGGACACTACCGGAACAGAAGTCAGGTGCACCGTCATGGTCGCCCCACGGGACAGTGCAGAAGGACACTGACTTTTCTCAATCCTCTGTAACTTTTAGGTGTTTATCATGCATATATGTTACCGTCCAAAAGaatacttcctttaaaaattaaactcagaTTTAACCCTGTGAGACGCATTTGTCACCAGTTACAGCGTCACGCCCGGGCTAGGTGCCCAGGCTGCCGGGCAGGCTTCTCAGCCCAAACACACCGGAAGCGCATCCCCACGCTGGGCCCCGGCTCCTAGCTTCTGTGGGAAACATGACGTGCCAGTGTGGGGTGGCAGGGGCCACCTAGCCTGGGGGTAGGGGGACATGTGGCTACTTGTTCCCTGTGCTGCAATGTCAACAAGTTATAAATCTAGAAGTGCCAATATAAACATGTTATGTAGAAATATAGGTGTAAATACCAAAGAATATTGAAAGGGAGCTGACAAAACGCGGAGGTGGACAAGGGGAACATAAGCAATGGGTAGTTTTTTGAACAAGCCTTTTAGGACcatgactttaaaatatacctATGTAACATCTAAACAagttaacaaaaaagaaaacctacattGTTAAAACTTCAGAAAGGTCAAATGTTAGGATTTTTTCCTTTAACACAAACTCGAGGGGCAGTGAAGAAAGCAGCAGCCCAGCAAACCTCAGAGGACAGAGATGAGATGCCCCACACTGAACAGATTCTGAGGTGTCCAACGCTGCCTGGGagccctcttctccctcctgatCACAGACCGCCATCCACAGTGTTTGCAGATGACAGCCCAGACTGCTTACGCACCATTTCAGCTAGGAAGGACATTTAAAGCATTACTGTAGATTAAGACAAAAGAGGAACAGAGTTTCCAGCTCACCTGCCACCTTCCCCAGCAGCCGCGATGGCTTCCTTGGCAAGTCGCAGAGCTGTCTCCTGGCTATACCAAAACTGGCTCAATTGCTGTGACAAGGGATGAGTTGAAATCATTTTAGAATTGGCATAAATATTGTTTTGAATCTATGtatttagattttttctttttttaactgtatattttttaattaccttaAATTAATAGCAGGCcctaactattaggttggtgcaaaagtaactgaggttaaaaaaaaaatgcgaaaaccgcaattacttttgcaccagcctaataattAATGGCGTGTATGGGCTGCTAACACCACCGACGGAGACGACAGCTTTTCCGGATGAAGAGTGTACTCCCCTTTGTAGGAGTCCTGCCAAAAAAACTGATCCTGAATCCGATTAAGCTCCAGATTGAACCACCAACTAACAAGTTTACAAGCGCAGAGGCTGCCAGCAGGTGTTAACCCACACCCAGGGCGCCCCTCTCAGGTGGCCTCCTGTCTGCACCTGACCAAGGCTTCCTGAATTACTGTTTTCCCCTCAGGGGTAAGATGTTTGGTTTTCATCTTGCTCCTATTCATGTTGGctgaagatttctttttaaatttctagctACCCTTAATTATCCACTCACATTTATACATTAAGGATGACTTTAATAGAAAAAGTGGATTCCTCGGTAATGCATTAGGCCCACTTCTCCCTTGGATGACAGGGCCGGGGCAAGTTGTGTGCTGACAGCTCAGAAATGCAGGTTTTAAATCTTTACAAAAGAACATATGATTTTTCAATACATGCAAGAAGAAAGTatctgataaaattcaacacccctccataatttaaaacaaactctTAGCAAATTAGGAATAGTAGGGAACTTCTTTAAACTGATCACGGGCATCTAAAAGAATGACAGCCGggcccagcccagtggctcaggcggttagagctccgtgctcctaactccaaaggctgccggttcgattcccacatgggccagcgggctctcaaccacaaggttgccagttcgactccctcaagggatcgtggagccccctgcaactagcaacgggcaactggatctggagctgagctgcgccctccacaactaagactgaaaggacaacaacttgacttggggaaaaaggcctggaagtacacactgttccccaattaagtccggttccccttccccaataaaatctttaaaaataataataaataaaaataaaagaatgacgGCCAATATCATACTCATAGTAACTTAGTCTCTTCCCCCATGagattaggaacaaggcaagaatgtctACTTTCAATGTCTTATTCAACACTTTACTGTGAGACGTAGCCACTGCATTagaacaagaaaataagaaaaaaaggagtgaAACTGTTAATATTTGCATGTTATGATTGTTTCCTTAGAAAATaccaaggaaaaaatatttctgaagaccgatgttaatttgatatatgtacatatgaagTCACGTCTCTGTACCTATGTCTGCATGTCTGTCTAACCATTCTCAGCTACAGGAAAGATGCACGCTGACACCCTCTCTCTGCTTAGAGGAAAGCCTGGGGATGTAGCATGGAGGGGCTTCTGCTTCATGAGATTTGGGTGGAGGTCCTTTACTGATGGCTAGCGAGCTGCCCTCCTCCCTCACTGGGCGTGCACAGGACAGGTTTTGGCtctactcatattttaaaaaataaaaatcttactcttcTTGTATTACATTaactcaaaaagacatatgcacgttgcagcattatttacaacaccCAAGATAGGGAAGCAACCTATGTGTCTGGTAGCAGACAATTGGATAAattgtatacaatggaatattactcggccataaaaaaaagaatatctttccatttgtaacaacatggatggaactagagggtatttGCTGAGTGGAGTCAGAAGtgccatatgatgtcacttatatgtggaatctaaaaaaaacaaaataaacgaacaaacaaaacaggagcagactcatacatacagagaacatttttatgggaGGACGTTGGGGCGCAtggtgaaaaaaggggaaaggattaagaaatacaaattcgcaagagcatttgagatcttgcttcccagcatatgtcatcagtttggctcaagtaaacttataaaaattcaaaacaattttttaaaagtacaaatttgcAGTTAtaaaaagtcacagggatgtaaaatacagcataggcaatacagtcaataatattgtgacaatgcggtacagtgtcagatggttgctggacttaccacaGTGATCACTGCTTTAGGTGTACAAaggttgaataactatggtgtacacctgaaactaatataataatgaatatcaactgtaattgaaaacctaaaatttttttaattaaaaaagtgtcaaaattataaaaatagttaattcTAAGTAATGGGATTAGGGCTACTTTATATTGTCATATACTTTCTATAGATTACTTTTAGAATTAGAACAAAGcacatagcattttaaaaatcaagcagaaagaaaagagaaagagatgggcTACTCAAGAATAATGCAGGTCTTCAAGTTTCTACTATTAACCACCTACAGAAGAGTCAAgctggaaaaacagaaagaaggggAGTAGTGAGAAAGAGGCTTCTGGGTCGGAGTAACACTGAGAGTaatggaaagaaacatttttatcatattcaGTTTCACACAGATGGTAAATAGGAAAATTTTACATAACTTAAGAAATCCAAACTTGAGAGAATGTAAAAGACTataagaaaaagcaaaccaacaagcacatgaaagcTTTCTCTCAGTTgcaaagggatggagaaagacatAGTATCACCCAGGACAGTCAAGACAATTCAAGCCTCATCTAACTTCTCAACTATTGcctttgaaaattcaaatttctatGTTCCAGCTCAGGTTAGGAGTTTCCCcgaactcacttttttttttcctaacttctatttttaattgtacctaaaaatacagttaaaatacaCATCATGCTATTCATACCTTCTGGAAAACTCACTTTCATCAATGTTTCATAACATATGGAAGCCCAGTGACCCACTGTTGCAGGGACACATTTTCCCTTCCCACAGGGTTGCTGGGCTCCACAGAGCAGCCGCCTGCAGCTGCACACAGGAAGGAGGCACGCCTTTGCCCTGGACATAATGACATGCCATCCCCTGTTAAAAAGTCCCCTCCTCTGATCATCAACCAGCCTGAGAGCAGAACCAGCAAGTCTGCATTTATGCCGTCTTAAAATATTCACACACTGCTTGCTGGTTCAGCTCCCCAAATAGGTTATCAGGTCCCGAAGGACAGGTGACATAGATTTGGGTGTTTGCAGGGCACAGACACACACTGGACTGGCTCCAGAACAGGTTCCATACCAGTACTTCCTGAGAGAGCCGGACGCATTCACATACCCAGTTCTCTTCTATTACTCCGATGTTGTATTTGTCATCCCCACTCGGGTCAGGGTGTTGCTTCTGCTCAGCATAAAATTCCTGGAGAGCTGCTAAGGTGTGGGAAGAAAGCTGGAGGACATCGTCATCGTCTGAGTCACTCATCTCACAAACTGTGACCTGCAGATAAAGAGCTGTGAGGTTTTTTCCTTCCcatcaaataacaaaacaattttatCTCACAGCAAGGATCTAAACTGAAGGTGTGTTTTCTAAGGGAAACAGTCATACTTAAATGAGATTAAATATCTACAGAGATTGTCCACAGAACTACAGCTTAACAAATGCAGAATTTTCCAGTACTCCTTGTCAACGAAAAATACATTCAGCCTAAGCGAAAGCttgtaagtttatttgagccaaactgacgacaactGCTGGGAAGCAGTCTCAACGGATTCAGAAAATGCTCCAGCaaatggccattttgcaacttaccctgtttcgccgaaaataagacctagttggacaatcagctctaatgcgtcttttggagcaaaaattaatataagaccaatttttgctccaaaagatgcattagagctgattgtccggctaggtcttatttttggggaaacagtattttatacagcagaatcaaaggaggaaggttacatgaaatccactggttgtagattaagggggtgggagaaagcaaagcgggaaatctctaggattgaataaaaagaaaaatggagagacacatacttcttttacattggtgggtacaggacagttaatagcattttacagcacacagagatggtatttggggaacaagagaacaatgagggattttgtagtttcctgctcaggtgtggtgggttgtgcctcCTGGGGGAAGAGGGGGGTCCGGAAatggattactctgacattccaagggtctgttatcttagatgcaaaaagacaacagataggctcacttaaggtaaagactgacctttgtcaaggaagttaTAGACCAAGGATGTGACTTaccgccatggcccaccttagttaggaattttttatGCACACGCCaccctatgtggttattttcagtctcctgagcttgtcaggtttaa is from Rhinolophus sinicus isolate RSC01 linkage group LG04, ASM3656204v1, whole genome shotgun sequence and encodes:
- the EEF1AKMT1 gene encoding EEF1A lysine methyltransferase 1; protein product: MSDSDDDDVLQLSSHTLAALQEFYAEQKQHPDPSGDDKYNIGVIEENWQLSQFWYSQETALRLAKEAIAAAGEGGRVACVSTPSVYQKLRELRGELVSVCLFEFDRRFAVYGEDFIFYDYSRPLDLPGDVAAHSFDVVIADPPYLSADCLKKTAETVRYLTRGKILLCTGAVMEEEAARLLGVTPCSFLPTHRRVLANEFRCYANYDSGLGHDV